The DNA window TTATAACCTAGCTGCCATGAGCCATGTACATGTTAGCTTTGAGACACCAGAATATGTCGCAAATGCTGATGGCACAGGCACTCTTAGACTACTTGAAGCTATAAGGATATTAGGGCTTGAGAAAAAGACTAAAATTTATCAAGCCTCTACATCTGAGCTTTACGGAAAAGTACAAGAGACGCCGCAAAGCGAAACGACTCCATTTTATCCAAGAAGTCCTTATGCAGTCGCAAAGATGTATGCGTACTGGATAACGGTTAATTATAGAGAGGCTTATGGCATTTTTGCTTGTAATGGCATATTGTTTAATCACGAATCACCAGTTAGAGGCGAGACATTCGTAACCAGAAAGATCACAAGAGCAGCTAGTAAGATAGCGCTTGGGCTTCAAGACAAGCTTTATCTTGGAAATTTAGATGCCAAAAGAGACTGGGGCCATGCAAAAGACTATGTAAAGATGATGTGGATGATACTACAAGCCCCAGAGCCAGAAGACTGGGTGATAGCAACTGGACAAACAACAGCGGTTAGAGATTTTGTAAAATTTGCATTTGCTTATGCTGGCATAAATTTGAGATTTGAAGGGGCTGGTGTAGATGAGGTAGGAGTCGTGGACTCACTAAATTTTGAAAAAGCAAAAGAGTTAAATTTAGATATATTACATTTAAGTATCGGACAAACTGTGGTTTGCGTAGATCCAAGATATTTTAGGCCAACGGAGGTTGATTTGCTACTTGGAGATCCGAGTAAAGCAGAGAAAAAACTAGGCTGGAAGAGAGAATTTAAGCTTCAAGATCTAGTAAACGATATGATGAAGTCGGACTTAAAGCTCATGACAAAAGATGTCTATCTAAAAGATGGCGGATATGAGACAATGAGCTATTTCGAGTAAGAAATGGATAAAAATAGCAAAATTTATATAGCAGGACACAGAGGACTGGTAGGCTCTGCTATAGTGAAAAATTTAAAATCAAAAGGCTATGAAAATATAATCACAAGAACTCATAGTGAGCTTGATCTAATGGATCAAAAAGCAGTTTATGAGTTTTTTGAAAAAGAAAAGCCTGAGTATGTGGTGCTAGCTGCTGCAAAGGTCGGCGGAATAGTGGCTAATAGCACGTATAGAGCTGATTTTATCTATGAAAATTTGCAAATTCAAAATAATGTGATCCATCAAAGCTATGTGCATAAGGTAAAAAAACTACTATTTCTGGGAAGTACTTGTATATATCCTAAAAATGCTCCGCAACCAATGAGGGAGGAGGTGCTTTTGACATCTCCACTTGAATACACAAATGAGCCATATGCGATCGCTAAAATAGCCGGCATGAAGATGTGTGAGAGCTATAATTTACAGTACGGCACAAATTTTATATCTGTTATGCCTACAAATTTATATGGTCCAAACGACAACTTTGATCTAGAAACTTCGCATGTATTGCCAGCACTTATAAGAAAGATACACCTAGCAAAGCTTTTAAGCGAAGAAAAATTTGACGCAGTGGTAAAAGATCTAAAAGCAAAAGATATAAATGAGGCTATGGCTTATCTTGGTAAATTTGGTATTTCAAAAGATAGAGTAGAAATTTGGGGCACAGGAAAACCTAGGCGAGAGTTTCTATATTCAGAAGATATGGCCGATGCTTGCATATTTTTACTGGAAAATAGAGACTTTAAAGATACTTATGACAAAAATAGCAAAGAGATAAGAAATACGCATATAAATATAGGTACTGGCAAAGATATATCTATAAAAGAGCTAGCAAATTTGGTTAAAAATATAGTTGGCTTTAAAGGAGAGCTGTGCTTTAATGATAGCAAACCTGATGGCACGATGTTAAAACTAACGGACCCCTCTAAGCTCCACTCTCTTGGTTGGAAACATAAAGTAGAGCTTGAAGATGGAATAAAGATGCTTTATAAGTGGTATTAAAAAATAAAGAAAGTAATAAATGAAAAAAGTTTATGTAAGTATAATAGCTGATTTGGTACATGCCGGACATATTAAAATTTTAAAAGAAGCCGCAAAATACGGAGAAGTTACAGTTGGTCTTTTGACATTAAAAGCATGTGGTGAGTTAAATGATATTCCTTATTTAGATTATAATAAACGGAAAGAAGTTCTAGAAAATCTTTCTATGATAAAAAATATTGTTCCACAAGATAGTGCCAGTTATAAAGATAATTTGTTAAAAATACAACCAAATTTTGTTATTCATGGTGATGATTGGCAATTTGGTTATCAAAAAAAATATCGTACAGAGGCTTTAGAATTATTAAGACAATGGAATGGAAAATTAATAGAAGTGCCTTATAGTCATGATATAAATGAAATAAAAGTAAAGGAAAATATTAGAAAATTAGGCATAACATCTACTGCCAGACAAAGCAGGTTAAAAAAACTACTAAAAGCAAAAAAAGTTTTAAAAATACTTGAGGTTCATAATGCTTTAAGCGGTCTTATTGTTGAAAATGCTAGTGAAGTACTAGAAGATGGAGAGATTGTAACATTTGATGGTATGTGGTCTAGTTCACTTACTGATTCTACCTCAAAAGGCAAACCAGATATTGAGGCTGTAGATACTACAGCCAGGTTAACAACCATAAATGAGATTTTTGAAGTAACAACAAAGCCTCTTATATATGATGCAGATACTGGAGGAAAACCGGAACACTTTGAATTTACTGTTAAAACATTAGAGAGAATTGGAGTTAGCGCTGTAATTATTGAGGATAAAACTGGATTAAAGAAAAATTCTCTCTTTGGAACAGAAGTAGAGCAGACACAAGATACTGTAGAAAATTTCTGTTATAAAATCAAATCTGGCAAAAAGGCACAAATTACAGATGATTTTATGATTATTGCTAGAATTGAAAGCTTAATTTTGGATAAAGGTATGGAAGATGCTCTAAAAAGAGCTTTTGCATATATAGATGCTGGCGCAGATGGAATAATGATACATTCAAGAAAAAAAGACCCAACTGAAATAATAAATTTTATAAAAGAGTTTAGACAAAAAGACAATAGTACCCCTATAGTAGTTGTTCCAACATCATTTAATACTGTTACAATAGATGAATTTTCTGAAATGGGGGTAAATGTTGTGATATATGCAAACCATATGTTAAGGGCTGCTTATCCAGGTATGATGAAGGTTGCAAAGTCTATTTTAAAACATAAAAGGTCGCTTGAAGCAGAACCTGACTGTATGCCCATAAAGGCTATTTTAGAACTGATACCAGGTACAAAATAATGGCACTTGATACAAGAGATTTTATTAGTAGATTAATAGCGAACGGATATACACATCTTTGCGTTGTTCCATGTAGTTTTATAAAATATGTTATAAATGAGGCAATAAATAATCCGAATATTGAGTATGTCCCATGTGCCAGTGAGGCAGTTGCTTGCAGTATAGCATCTGGTTTAAAAATGGCAGATAAAAAGCCAATTGTATTAGTCCAGTCCAGTGGTATTACAAACATGGGTAGTTGCATTACCAGCCTATTAAAACCATATAATATTACTTTTCCGATTTTATCTAGTTGGAGAACGTATAGTGATGGAGATAGTGAAATACAACATGAGCATCTAGCAACAGGATTGCCGTCTCTTATATCTGCATATGGATATAAGAGCCAGATATTAGATAATAATAGTATTAATGATGCCATAAGACAAATTGAAATCTGCAATAATACACCAACTATTGGGATTATAGAAAAAAATAGTTTTACTAAGGTTGAGCTTGAGGACAAAAATAAATTGGATTTGTCTATTTATATTCCTAGAAGTAAGTTTTTAGAGGCTTTGAATAGAATTTTTAAAGATAATGATGTGCTAATTATTGGAACCACCGGAAACACATCAAGAGAAATGTATACATTTATGAAAAATACAAATAATTTTTATATGGTTGGAAATATGGGTGGAGCTTTAAGTATTGGACTTGGAGCTGCTAAGGTAGGTAAAAATGTTATAGTATGTGGAGGTGATGCAGAATTTGTTATGCATATGGGTGGACTTACTACTGCTGGAAGATATAAAAACGATGTAAATTTAACTTATATTTTATTTGATAATGAGTCAAATAAATCTACCGGTGGACAGAGTACATATCAAAAGCATTTAGATTATATAAGCATCGCAAAAGCGTGTGGACTATATGTAGTTGATAACATAGTTTATGGTATTGAAGAATTTGAACAAAAAGTAAAAGTTATTAAAGGATTAAAATTTATCCATGTGAAGTGTGGTCTAGACAATGAAGTGCCAAGACCGCCACTAGAAGTTATAAAAGTTAATAAATTTAATTAAAAATATACAAATAAACTTAATAAAAGGGATATTTTAAAAAAAGATATGATAAATACAGCAGTTATACTGGCAGCAGGTTTCGGAAGTAGATTAAAAGAAAGGACAAAATTAAAACCAAAAGGTCTTTTAGAAATAGAAGGCATTTCTCTTGTCAAAAGAAGTATAGATAATTTATTATCATGTGGAATTGAAAAAATATATATAGGTACTGGCTATTTGGCTGAAATATATGAAAAATTTTCACTTAATTATCCACAAATAGAAACAGTTAAAAGTGATAAGTACGAGATAACTAGTAGTATGTATACTCTTTATTGTATGAAAGAAAAGTTAAATGATGATTTTTTGCTCCTTGAATCTGATTTATTATATGAAAAAGATGCATTAAAATTTCTTCTTGAAGATGAATTGGACAATATTGTTTTGGCAAGTGATAAAACAAATTCGAATGATGAAGTGTATATAGAGATCGATGAAAATTATAATCTTGTTTCTTTGTCAAAAAAAAGAGAAGAATTAGGATCTATATACGGAGAACTTGTTGGGATATCGAAAGTTTCAATAAAAAATTATAAGATTATGTGTGAGACCTTTGAAAAACAAGATAATCTAAAAATAGATTATGAAAATATCATGGCTAAAATTTCAAGTAAAAGTTCATTTTTTGTTAAAAAGATAAACGGTCTTATATGGTGTGAGATAGATGACAAAGACCATTTAAGAAGAGCAATTGAAAAAATACTACCTAAAATAAAGGCAAAAAATATGAAAATTAAAAGAAATATATTATTAAATCCAGGGCCAGCAACAACAACCGATACTGTCAAAATGGCTCAAGTTGTACCAGATATTTGCCCAAGAGAAAAAGAATTTGGTGATATCATGGAATATGTTTCGTCCGAACTTACAAGTATTGTTGCTAATACTAATGACTATACCACGGTATTATTTGGTGGAAGTGGTACAGCAGCTGTAGAAGCTATATTAACTTCCGTTGTTCCATACAATAAGAGCATACTGATTATAAATAATGGTGCTTATGGAACAAGAATGTGTCAAATAGCATCAAGATATAAGATAAAATATATAGAATTTAAAAGTTCATCTATAGAGCCAGTGGACTTAAAAAAAGTAAAGGAAGTAATAAAGCAAAATAATAGCTCCATTTCTCATCTTGCTGTTATACACAACGAGACTACTACGGGTATTTTAAATAACCTTAGTGATTTAGGAAAATTGGCAAAACAATATAATATAGAGTTTATAGTAGATGCTATGAGTTCTTATGCTGCTATCCCAATCGATATGCAAAAACAAAATATTTCATATTTGGCCTCTAGTAGTAACAAAAATATTCAAGGTATGGCCGGTGTCAGTTTTGTAGTTGCTAAAAAATCTTCTTTGGATGAGTTAAAAAACATAACACCAAGAACTTTTTATTTAAGTCTTTATGAACAGTATGATAATTTTAAAAAAAATTATCAAATGAGATTTACTCCACCAGTACAAACCATATATGCTCTTAAGCAAGCTATTATTGAAGCTAAAGATGAGGGTATAGAAAATAGATACAAGAGGTATTGTAAATCTTGGGAAACTTTAATAAAAGCCCTAAAAGAGATGGGGTTAACTTATTTAGTAAATGACAAATATCACTCTAAAATTATCACTTCTATTCATATACCTGATGGTATAGATTTTAATGATATGCATAATTATTTTTATGAGAGAGGCTTTACTATTTACCCTGGAAAGGTGGCAGAATTTAATACTTTTAGGATTGCAAATATAGGGCAGATAGATAGTAAAGATATTGAAGATTTTATTGTAATTTTAAAAGAGTATTTAAACAGATGATTAAAAAAATAAAATCATTAAAATCAAATAATGAGTTTATGAAATATTTTAATAATACATCATATTTACTTTTTGATAAGATTTTCAAAATGTTAATATCTTTTTTTGTAGTTATATATTTAACAAGATATTTGGGCCCAGAAAGGTTTGGTTTGCTTTCATATGCTCAGAGCTTTGTAAGTATATTTATTGCATTTGCCTCTTTAGGTCTAAGTCAAATTATAGTAAGAGATATTGTAAACGATCAAAATAATGTAGATAAGGTGCTTGGAACCGCATTTTTTATGATGCTTACCTCGTCTATTATATCCATGGGAGTTATTTTTATATTAAGTTTTTTTATTTATAAAGAATCTCAAACTAGGTTATTAGTAAATATAGTGGCAATAACTGTTATTTTTCAAGTTTTTTATATTTTAATTGAAAGTTTTTTCCAAGCAAGAGTTTTATCAAAATATATAGTTTTTGCTAGTAATACAGGTTTTTTGGTTTCATCTTTTATAAAAATATTATTAGTTTATTTTAGTATGCCATTAATGTATTTTGCATATGCGCTTGTGTTCGATAGTCTTTTTTTAGCATTGAGTTGTTTGTTTATATATAATTACAAGGGCGGAAATATATTAGGTTGGAAAATTGAAAAAGTATTGTTAAAAAAATATATAAAAATTTCTATACCAATGCTTATGGTATCTATAACAGCATTTATATATACAAGAACTGATCAAATTATGATAAAACATATGCTTGGGGACGATGCAAATGGGAACTATGCAGCAGCAATAAGAGTTAGTGAACTGTTTTATTTTATTCCTAGTATTATCGTGGCTTCTATATATCCAAAATTAGTAGAATTAAAATTACAAAATCAAGACAGCTATTTAAAACTACTTGAAAAACTTTATAGATTGGTATTGTGGATATCTATTCCGATTGCCTTAATAATGACCTTTTGTAGTAGTTTTATTATTACAATATTATATGGTGAAAAGTTTGCTAGTGCCCCGCATATTTTATCTGTCCTTTCATGGTGTATTATCTTTGCATCGATTGATGCAGTTTTTGTAAAAATACTCTATGTTGAAAAATTTGAGTCAAGGTATTTATATAAAAGCACATTTGGTGTATTAATTAATATAGTACTTAACTATATTTTAATTAATACACATGGTGTTGTTGGTGCTGCTATGGCGACACTAATTACACTAATATGTGTAAGTTATGTTTTTGATTTGTTGGATCCGAAATTAAGAGAATATTATTATTTAAAACTAGTATGTTGGACACCACTAAATAATGTTAAGGAATAAAAATGCAATCTAAAATTAGAAGAATGGCAAAAATAATAATGCCAAGACTATATAGAAAATTGAGTGAAATGCGAAAAAAACAGGTTATTAATAAGTTAAAAGATAACTACCCAAACTTAAAAATATTTGGTCCTATTTCTCAGGGCAATAGAAAATTATTCTCACAAGATAATCAAGATTATATCATATATGAAAATTTTTTTAAAAATAAAAAAGATGGTTTTTTTTGCGACATTGGCGGGAATCATCCGTTAAAGATAAATAATACTTTATATTTCGAGCAATTAGGCTGGCACGGTGTAGCCTTTGAACCTTTGCCGTATCTGGCTGATCTTTGGATTAGGCACAGGAAGGCAAAGCTTTTTTCTTATGCTCTTTCTGATGCTGAAAAGGAAATGGTTTTTACTATTGTAAAAAATACCACCGGATGGGAAGACATGCTTTCTTTTGTCAAAGAAACAAGAACTATAGATTATGAATATGAAACGGAAGAAATTTTAGTGAAGGCTAGGACCTTTAGAGAAGTTATGAAAGAGGAAAATATTACTCATATAGATTATTTATCATTAGATGTTGAAGGGCACGAATTAAATGTATTAGAAGGAATTGATTTTAATGCCGTTAGAATTAATGTATTAACTATAGAAAATAACCCTCCTTGCTCTCCGATTTATGGAGATGAGTCAATAAGAAAAATTATGTTAAAAAATGATTTTGTTTTATGGGGAAGAATAATCGGCTTGGATGATATCTATGTGCATAAAGATTACTTAAAGCAATCTCTTGGTGGAGAGTTGCTATAGATATGAAAACAATAGCATTTTATTGCGAATACGATAAACGAGTAAACGATGATCATTTTCTGCTTCACTATCCATTAACGAATGAATATGTTAGTTTGACTAATGATTTAAAAAGAATAGGGTATGAAATTCATACTTTGGATATATATAAAAAACAAAACATTGATCCGGACATTTGTATTTTTTTGGATATGCCGACTTTTAGTATAAACAAGATCATAAATAAGAAAAAAACAAAATCAATAGTAATGTTACGAGAAGCAGAAATTATAAATAAAATCAATTACGATAAAAAACGACACCAAGAATTTGATTTTATTCTAACATGGAAAAATAGTTTAATAGATAATAAAAAGTACTTTTTCTTCCCATCTACAAGGTATGTTTTTTCAGGAAGGGCAATAGTTAAAGACTATCTAGATAGAAAGCTATGTGTTTTGATTAATAGCAATCTATCATCAAAGATAAAAGGGGAGTTATACTCACATAGGTTTAAAATCATTAGATGGTTTGAAAAAAAATATATTAATGATTTTGATTTGTATGGCTATGGGTGGGATAAATATATACTAAAAATTAGAAATAAAACTATATTTAGCTCAAAACTATTGGCGCCCAAAAGGATCTCTTATAAAGGCACTGTTGAAGACAAGATAGCAACTATAAGTAAGTACAAGTTTGTGATTTGTTTTGAAAATGCAAATAATGTGGAAGATTATGTTAGTGAAAAGATATTTGATTGTTTTTTGGCCAGCACGGTTCCTATCTATTTGGGGGCACCAAATATTGAAAAAATTATCCCGAAAGAATGTTTTATAGATTTTAGACAATTTAATTCTATTGATGAAATGCATGCATTTATATCTAG is part of the Campylobacter concisus genome and encodes:
- the gmd gene encoding GDP-mannose 4,6-dehydratase encodes the protein MDKKVALITGITGQDGSYLAEFLLKKGYIVHGVKRRTSLFNTDRIDHLYQDPHVDNRNFFLHYGDMTDSMNLTRIIQEVQPDEIYNLAAMSHVHVSFETPEYVANADGTGTLRLLEAIRILGLEKKTKIYQASTSELYGKVQETPQSETTPFYPRSPYAVAKMYAYWITVNYREAYGIFACNGILFNHESPVRGETFVTRKITRAASKIALGLQDKLYLGNLDAKRDWGHAKDYVKMMWMILQAPEPEDWVIATGQTTAVRDFVKFAFAYAGINLRFEGAGVDEVGVVDSLNFEKAKELNLDILHLSIGQTVVCVDPRYFRPTEVDLLLGDPSKAEKKLGWKREFKLQDLVNDMMKSDLKLMTKDVYLKDGGYETMSYFE
- a CDS encoding GDP-L-fucose synthase family protein, with translation MDKNSKIYIAGHRGLVGSAIVKNLKSKGYENIITRTHSELDLMDQKAVYEFFEKEKPEYVVLAAAKVGGIVANSTYRADFIYENLQIQNNVIHQSYVHKVKKLLFLGSTCIYPKNAPQPMREEVLLTSPLEYTNEPYAIAKIAGMKMCESYNLQYGTNFISVMPTNLYGPNDNFDLETSHVLPALIRKIHLAKLLSEEKFDAVVKDLKAKDINEAMAYLGKFGISKDRVEIWGTGKPRREFLYSEDMADACIFLLENRDFKDTYDKNSKEIRNTHINIGTGKDISIKELANLVKNIVGFKGELCFNDSKPDGTMLKLTDPSKLHSLGWKHKVELEDGIKMLYKWY
- the aepX gene encoding phosphoenolpyruvate mutase, giving the protein MKKVYVSIIADLVHAGHIKILKEAAKYGEVTVGLLTLKACGELNDIPYLDYNKRKEVLENLSMIKNIVPQDSASYKDNLLKIQPNFVIHGDDWQFGYQKKYRTEALELLRQWNGKLIEVPYSHDINEIKVKENIRKLGITSTARQSRLKKLLKAKKVLKILEVHNALSGLIVENASEVLEDGEIVTFDGMWSSSLTDSTSKGKPDIEAVDTTARLTTINEIFEVTTKPLIYDADTGGKPEHFEFTVKTLERIGVSAVIIEDKTGLKKNSLFGTEVEQTQDTVENFCYKIKSGKKAQITDDFMIIARIESLILDKGMEDALKRAFAYIDAGADGIMIHSRKKDPTEIINFIKEFRQKDNSTPIVVVPTSFNTVTIDEFSEMGVNVVIYANHMLRAAYPGMMKVAKSILKHKRSLEAEPDCMPIKAILELIPGTK
- a CDS encoding thiamine pyrophosphate-dependent enzyme — its product is MALDTRDFISRLIANGYTHLCVVPCSFIKYVINEAINNPNIEYVPCASEAVACSIASGLKMADKKPIVLVQSSGITNMGSCITSLLKPYNITFPILSSWRTYSDGDSEIQHEHLATGLPSLISAYGYKSQILDNNSINDAIRQIEICNNTPTIGIIEKNSFTKVELEDKNKLDLSIYIPRSKFLEALNRIFKDNDVLIIGTTGNTSREMYTFMKNTNNFYMVGNMGGALSIGLGAAKVGKNVIVCGGDAEFVMHMGGLTTAGRYKNDVNLTYILFDNESNKSTGGQSTYQKHLDYISIAKACGLYVVDNIVYGIEEFEQKVKVIKGLKFIHVKCGLDNEVPRPPLEVIKVNKFN
- a CDS encoding 2-aminoethylphosphonate aminotransferase encodes the protein MINTAVILAAGFGSRLKERTKLKPKGLLEIEGISLVKRSIDNLLSCGIEKIYIGTGYLAEIYEKFSLNYPQIETVKSDKYEITSSMYTLYCMKEKLNDDFLLLESDLLYEKDALKFLLEDELDNIVLASDKTNSNDEVYIEIDENYNLVSLSKKREELGSIYGELVGISKVSIKNYKIMCETFEKQDNLKIDYENIMAKISSKSSFFVKKINGLIWCEIDDKDHLRRAIEKILPKIKAKNMKIKRNILLNPGPATTTDTVKMAQVVPDICPREKEFGDIMEYVSSELTSIVANTNDYTTVLFGGSGTAAVEAILTSVVPYNKSILIINNGAYGTRMCQIASRYKIKYIEFKSSSIEPVDLKKVKEVIKQNNSSISHLAVIHNETTTGILNNLSDLGKLAKQYNIEFIVDAMSSYAAIPIDMQKQNISYLASSSNKNIQGMAGVSFVVAKKSSLDELKNITPRTFYLSLYEQYDNFKKNYQMRFTPPVQTIYALKQAIIEAKDEGIENRYKRYCKSWETLIKALKEMGLTYLVNDKYHSKIITSIHIPDGIDFNDMHNYFYERGFTIYPGKVAEFNTFRIANIGQIDSKDIEDFIVILKEYLNR
- a CDS encoding flippase, which translates into the protein MIKKIKSLKSNNEFMKYFNNTSYLLFDKIFKMLISFFVVIYLTRYLGPERFGLLSYAQSFVSIFIAFASLGLSQIIVRDIVNDQNNVDKVLGTAFFMMLTSSIISMGVIFILSFFIYKESQTRLLVNIVAITVIFQVFYILIESFFQARVLSKYIVFASNTGFLVSSFIKILLVYFSMPLMYFAYALVFDSLFLALSCLFIYNYKGGNILGWKIEKVLLKKYIKISIPMLMVSITAFIYTRTDQIMIKHMLGDDANGNYAAAIRVSELFYFIPSIIVASIYPKLVELKLQNQDSYLKLLEKLYRLVLWISIPIALIMTFCSSFIITILYGEKFASAPHILSVLSWCIIFASIDAVFVKILYVEKFESRYLYKSTFGVLINIVLNYILINTHGVVGAAMATLITLICVSYVFDLLDPKLREYYYLKLVCWTPLNNVKE
- a CDS encoding FkbM family methyltransferase, translating into MQSKIRRMAKIIMPRLYRKLSEMRKKQVINKLKDNYPNLKIFGPISQGNRKLFSQDNQDYIIYENFFKNKKDGFFCDIGGNHPLKINNTLYFEQLGWHGVAFEPLPYLADLWIRHRKAKLFSYALSDAEKEMVFTIVKNTTGWEDMLSFVKETRTIDYEYETEEILVKARTFREVMKEENITHIDYLSLDVEGHELNVLEGIDFNAVRINVLTIENNPPCSPIYGDESIRKIMLKNDFVLWGRIIGLDDIYVHKDYLKQSLGGELL
- a CDS encoding glycosyltransferase family 10 domain-containing protein, which encodes MKTIAFYCEYDKRVNDDHFLLHYPLTNEYVSLTNDLKRIGYEIHTLDIYKKQNIDPDICIFLDMPTFSINKIINKKKTKSIVMLREAEIINKINYDKKRHQEFDFILTWKNSLIDNKKYFFFPSTRYVFSGRAIVKDYLDRKLCVLINSNLSSKIKGELYSHRFKIIRWFEKKYINDFDLYGYGWDKYILKIRNKTIFSSKLLAPKRISYKGTVEDKIATISKYKFVICFENANNVEDYVSEKIFDCFLASTVPIYLGAPNIEKIIPKECFIDFRQFNSIDEMHAFISSIEDKRYLEYIDNINSYINSNMAKRYSLENWVNSIKKVIRLCNV